In Macadamia integrifolia cultivar HAES 741 chromosome 5, SCU_Mint_v3, whole genome shotgun sequence, a single window of DNA contains:
- the LOC122079708 gene encoding uncharacterized protein LOC122079708 isoform X2 gives MDSDYEWPISRTHERPGTRKKKEIGIPTRARINDYVRDAINLLEVKGYNEIVLTAMGRAVRKALKVSESVKTIISGLHERTDTDNTCPVPNITITLSKKGMNDTEKDSDYESLSNRSHGRAGTRKEIEIGIPIEACISDFVRYVIGLLEEKGYDEIVLKATGRAVQNASEIAKSVKRSIEGLYESRYMDPVSIAIILSKTGSNVTKLDYYEWQSKNNRTRRAGTRKENEIGIPSRACISDYVIEVVDLLEETGYNEIVLKAMGRAVKKALKIAELVKRSISGLHESADIDPACPFSNITITLSKKGLNASSTSRGDQCSGSGNIIKVKKEGSMFCAKSNASLKEIEEVEDCFILEFNPFEPIDPSEELSQSDYHTASEELDLSAIAERGQVMDRENEKKEGSLFCLKNNASMKEIEEVEDCFILEFNPFETIDPSEKLSQNNHLTASDERDLSVIAERGQVACRDYPHSRHHCVKFPFDKTSHESYCERCYCYICDVIAPCNFWIQPERGHCHATEEGLFWRIVRTEKDFAALKC, from the exons ATGGATTCCGACTACGAGTGGCCGATCAGCAGAACCCATGAACGACCAGGAacgagaaaaaagaaggaaataggTATACCCACTCGGGCACGCATCAATGACTATGTAAGAGACGCAATCAATCTGCTAGAAGTGAAAGGTTACAATGAAATTGTCCTTACAGCCATGGGAAGAGCTGTCAGGAAAGCCTTGAAGGTCTCTGAATCGGTCAAGACAATTATTTCTGGTCTCCATGAGAGAACAGACACGGATAACACTTGTCCTGTTCCGAATATCACCATCACTTTGTCCAAGAAGGGTATGAATGATACAGAGAAAGATTCTGACTACGAGTCGCTGAGCAACAGAAGCCATGGAAGAGCAGGAACgaggaaagagatagaaatAGGAATACCCATTGAGGCATGTATCAGTGATTTTGTTAGATACGTAATCGGTCTGCTAGAAGAGAAGGGTTATGATGAAATTGTCCTTAAAGCCACGGGAAGAGCTGTCCAGAACGCCTCGGAGATCGCTAAATCAGTCAAGAGAAGTATTGAGGGTCTCTATGAGAGCAGATACATGGATCCTGTTTCGATCGCCATCATTTTGTCCAAGACGGGCTCGAATGTCACGAAGTTGGATTACTACGAGTGGCAGAGCAAGAACAACCGAACCCGAAGAGCAGGTACGAGAAAAGAGAACGAGATAGGGATACCCAGTCGGGCATGTATCAGTGACTATGTCATAGAGGTAGTCGATCTGCTAGAGGAGACGGGTTACAATGAAATTGTCCTTAAAGCCATGGGAAGAGCAGTCAAGAAAGCGTTGAAGATCGCTGAATTGGTAAAGAGAAGTATTTCTGGTCTCCATGAAAGCGCAGACATTGACCCTGCTTGCCCTTTTTCGAATATCACCATCACTTTGTCCAAGAAGGGTTTGAATGCATCCTCTACCTCTAGAGGAGACCAATGCAGTGGGTCTGGTAACATCATCAAAGTAAAGAAAGAGGGATCAATGTTTTGTGCAAAGAGCAATGCCTCATTAAAGGAGATAGAAGAAGTGGAGGATTGCTTCATCTTGGAATTCAATCCATTTGAACCGATTGATCCTTCCGAAGAGCTCTCCCAGAGTGACTACCACACAGCCAGTGAAGAGCTAGACCTATCTGCCATTGCTGAACGAGGGCAGGTA ATGGATAGAGAAAACGAAAAGAAAGAGGGATCATTGTTTTGTCTCAAGAACAATGCCTCGATGAAAGAGATAGAAGAAGTAGAGGATTGCTTCATCTTGGAATTCAATCCATTTGAAACGATTGATCCTTCGGAAAAGCTCTCCCAGAATAACCACCTCACGGCCAGTGATGAACGAGACCTATCTGTCATTGCTGAACGAGGGCAG GTAGCTTGTCGAGACTATCCACATTCAAGGCATCATTGTGTTAAATTTCCCTTTGACAAGACTTCTCATGAGAGCTACTGTGAACGG TGCTACTGTTACATTTGTGATGTGATCGCTCCTTGTAACTTCTGGATACAACCTGAACGAGGACACTGCCATGCAACTGAGGAAGGGTTATTCTGGAGGATTGTGCGGACAGAAAAAGACTTTGCTGCCTTAAAGTGTTGA
- the LOC122079708 gene encoding uncharacterized protein LOC122079708 isoform X1 — translation MDSDYEWPISRTHERPGTRKKKEIGIPTRARINDYVRDAINLLEVKGYNEIVLTAMGRAVRKALKVSESVKTIISGLHERTDTDNTCPVPNITITLSKKGMNDTEKDSDYESLSNRSHGRAGTRKEIEIGIPIEACISDFVRYVIGLLEEKGYDEIVLKATGRAVQNASEIAKSVKRSIEGLYESRYMDPVSIAIILSKTGSNVTKLDYYEWQSKNNRTRRAGTRKENEIGIPSRACISDYVIEVVDLLEETGYNEIVLKAMGRAVKKALKIAELVKRSISGLHESADIDPACPFSNITITLSKKGLNASSTSRGDQCSGSGNIIKVKKEGSMFCAKSNASLKEIEEVEDCFILEFNPFEPIDPSEELSQSDYHTASEELDLSAIAERGQVMDRENEKKEGSLFCLKNNASMKEIEEVEDCFILEFNPFETIDPSEKLSQNNHLTASDERDLSVIAERGQVACRDYPHSRHHCVKFPFDKTSHESYCERENWVGVQSMIPCAGSKRVYARARTRKCTCALKAELERQLIGLAWRRL, via the exons ATGGATTCCGACTACGAGTGGCCGATCAGCAGAACCCATGAACGACCAGGAacgagaaaaaagaaggaaataggTATACCCACTCGGGCACGCATCAATGACTATGTAAGAGACGCAATCAATCTGCTAGAAGTGAAAGGTTACAATGAAATTGTCCTTACAGCCATGGGAAGAGCTGTCAGGAAAGCCTTGAAGGTCTCTGAATCGGTCAAGACAATTATTTCTGGTCTCCATGAGAGAACAGACACGGATAACACTTGTCCTGTTCCGAATATCACCATCACTTTGTCCAAGAAGGGTATGAATGATACAGAGAAAGATTCTGACTACGAGTCGCTGAGCAACAGAAGCCATGGAAGAGCAGGAACgaggaaagagatagaaatAGGAATACCCATTGAGGCATGTATCAGTGATTTTGTTAGATACGTAATCGGTCTGCTAGAAGAGAAGGGTTATGATGAAATTGTCCTTAAAGCCACGGGAAGAGCTGTCCAGAACGCCTCGGAGATCGCTAAATCAGTCAAGAGAAGTATTGAGGGTCTCTATGAGAGCAGATACATGGATCCTGTTTCGATCGCCATCATTTTGTCCAAGACGGGCTCGAATGTCACGAAGTTGGATTACTACGAGTGGCAGAGCAAGAACAACCGAACCCGAAGAGCAGGTACGAGAAAAGAGAACGAGATAGGGATACCCAGTCGGGCATGTATCAGTGACTATGTCATAGAGGTAGTCGATCTGCTAGAGGAGACGGGTTACAATGAAATTGTCCTTAAAGCCATGGGAAGAGCAGTCAAGAAAGCGTTGAAGATCGCTGAATTGGTAAAGAGAAGTATTTCTGGTCTCCATGAAAGCGCAGACATTGACCCTGCTTGCCCTTTTTCGAATATCACCATCACTTTGTCCAAGAAGGGTTTGAATGCATCCTCTACCTCTAGAGGAGACCAATGCAGTGGGTCTGGTAACATCATCAAAGTAAAGAAAGAGGGATCAATGTTTTGTGCAAAGAGCAATGCCTCATTAAAGGAGATAGAAGAAGTGGAGGATTGCTTCATCTTGGAATTCAATCCATTTGAACCGATTGATCCTTCCGAAGAGCTCTCCCAGAGTGACTACCACACAGCCAGTGAAGAGCTAGACCTATCTGCCATTGCTGAACGAGGGCAGGTA ATGGATAGAGAAAACGAAAAGAAAGAGGGATCATTGTTTTGTCTCAAGAACAATGCCTCGATGAAAGAGATAGAAGAAGTAGAGGATTGCTTCATCTTGGAATTCAATCCATTTGAAACGATTGATCCTTCGGAAAAGCTCTCCCAGAATAACCACCTCACGGCCAGTGATGAACGAGACCTATCTGTCATTGCTGAACGAGGGCAG GTAGCTTGTCGAGACTATCCACATTCAAGGCATCATTGTGTTAAATTTCCCTTTGACAAGACTTCTCATGAGAGCTACTGTGAACGG GAAAATTGGGTTGGTGTGCAATCGATGATACCATGTGCAGGTTCAAAACGAGTCTATGCAAGAGCAAGGACTAGGAAATGCACCTGTGCACTCAAAGCTGAACTAGAAAGGCAATTAATTGGTTTAGCGTGGAGAAGACTATGA
- the LOC122079708 gene encoding uncharacterized protein LOC122079708 isoform X3, which translates to MDSDYEWPISRTHERPGTRKKKEIGIPTRARINDYVRDAINLLEVKGYNEIVLTAMGRAVRKALKVSESVKTIISGLHERTDTDNTCPVPNITITLSKKGMNDTEKDSDYESLSNRSHGRAGTRKEIEIGIPIEACISDFVRYVIGLLEEKGYDEIVLKATGRAVQNASEIAKSVKRSIEGLYESRYMDPVSIAIILSKTGSNVTKLDYYEWQSKNNRTRRAGTRKENEIGIPSRACISDYVIEVVDLLEETGYNEIVLKAMGRAVKKALKIAELVKRSISGLHESADIDPACPFSNITITLSKKGLNASSTSRGDQCSGSGNIIKVKKEGSMFCAKSNASLKEIEEVEDCFILEFNPFEPIDPSEELSQSDYHTASEELDLSAIAERGQMDRENEKKEGSLFCLKNNASMKEIEEVEDCFILEFNPFETIDPSEKLSQNNHLTASDERDLSVIAERGQVACRDYPHSRHHCVKFPFDKTSHESYCERENWVGVQSMIPCAGSKRVYARARTRKCTCALKAELERQLIGLAWRRL; encoded by the exons ATGGATTCCGACTACGAGTGGCCGATCAGCAGAACCCATGAACGACCAGGAacgagaaaaaagaaggaaataggTATACCCACTCGGGCACGCATCAATGACTATGTAAGAGACGCAATCAATCTGCTAGAAGTGAAAGGTTACAATGAAATTGTCCTTACAGCCATGGGAAGAGCTGTCAGGAAAGCCTTGAAGGTCTCTGAATCGGTCAAGACAATTATTTCTGGTCTCCATGAGAGAACAGACACGGATAACACTTGTCCTGTTCCGAATATCACCATCACTTTGTCCAAGAAGGGTATGAATGATACAGAGAAAGATTCTGACTACGAGTCGCTGAGCAACAGAAGCCATGGAAGAGCAGGAACgaggaaagagatagaaatAGGAATACCCATTGAGGCATGTATCAGTGATTTTGTTAGATACGTAATCGGTCTGCTAGAAGAGAAGGGTTATGATGAAATTGTCCTTAAAGCCACGGGAAGAGCTGTCCAGAACGCCTCGGAGATCGCTAAATCAGTCAAGAGAAGTATTGAGGGTCTCTATGAGAGCAGATACATGGATCCTGTTTCGATCGCCATCATTTTGTCCAAGACGGGCTCGAATGTCACGAAGTTGGATTACTACGAGTGGCAGAGCAAGAACAACCGAACCCGAAGAGCAGGTACGAGAAAAGAGAACGAGATAGGGATACCCAGTCGGGCATGTATCAGTGACTATGTCATAGAGGTAGTCGATCTGCTAGAGGAGACGGGTTACAATGAAATTGTCCTTAAAGCCATGGGAAGAGCAGTCAAGAAAGCGTTGAAGATCGCTGAATTGGTAAAGAGAAGTATTTCTGGTCTCCATGAAAGCGCAGACATTGACCCTGCTTGCCCTTTTTCGAATATCACCATCACTTTGTCCAAGAAGGGTTTGAATGCATCCTCTACCTCTAGAGGAGACCAATGCAGTGGGTCTGGTAACATCATCAAAGTAAAGAAAGAGGGATCAATGTTTTGTGCAAAGAGCAATGCCTCATTAAAGGAGATAGAAGAAGTGGAGGATTGCTTCATCTTGGAATTCAATCCATTTGAACCGATTGATCCTTCCGAAGAGCTCTCCCAGAGTGACTACCACACAGCCAGTGAAGAGCTAGACCTATCTGCCATTGCTGAACGAGGGCAG ATGGATAGAGAAAACGAAAAGAAAGAGGGATCATTGTTTTGTCTCAAGAACAATGCCTCGATGAAAGAGATAGAAGAAGTAGAGGATTGCTTCATCTTGGAATTCAATCCATTTGAAACGATTGATCCTTCGGAAAAGCTCTCCCAGAATAACCACCTCACGGCCAGTGATGAACGAGACCTATCTGTCATTGCTGAACGAGGGCAG GTAGCTTGTCGAGACTATCCACATTCAAGGCATCATTGTGTTAAATTTCCCTTTGACAAGACTTCTCATGAGAGCTACTGTGAACGG GAAAATTGGGTTGGTGTGCAATCGATGATACCATGTGCAGGTTCAAAACGAGTCTATGCAAGAGCAAGGACTAGGAAATGCACCTGTGCACTCAAAGCTGAACTAGAAAGGCAATTAATTGGTTTAGCGTGGAGAAGACTATGA